A stretch of DNA from Corallococcus silvisoli:
CGCTTCGCAACGTGCGCGCCGCGTACTTCACCGTCCTCACGCAGAAGGCCCTGCTGGGCGTGGCGCGCGAGACGCTCCAGAGCGAGGAGGCGCGGCTGGGCCAGGTGAACGCGTCCGTGCAGGTGGGCACGCGGCCGGAGATCGACCTGCTCCAGCAGCGCACCGCGAAGGCCAACGCGCAGGTGCAGCTCATCCGCGCGCAGAACGCCTACGCCAGCGCGAAGGCGCAGCTCAACCAGACGATGGGCGTGGAGACGTCCACGGCCTACACCGTGCAGGACGTGACGGTGGTGGCCGTGGCGGGTGAGGACGAGGCGCTGGACGCGCTGGTGACGCGCGCGCTGGAGTCCCGCCCGGATGTCGCGGCGCGGGAGCGGCAGATCCTGGCGCAGGAGTCCCAGGTGAGGGTGGCCAAGAGCGGCCACTGGCCGACCCTGAGCGCCACGGGCAACCTGTCCGACGTGGGGGAGAACCCGTTCAACGGCGCCACGCTGAGCGCGCAGGGAGGCCTGTCGCTGAGCTGGGCGTTGTTCCAGGGCGGGCTGGTCAACGCGCAGACGCGCGAGGCCAACGCCAACCTGCGGGACCTGCAGGCGCAGAAGGACACGCTCCGGCAGCAGGTGCGGCTCCAGGTGGAGCAGGCCCGGTTGAACGTGGTGGCCACGCGCGAGGCGCTCTCCGCCGCGGACGAGGCCCAGGTCAACGCCCGGGAGCGGCTGCGGCTGGCGGAAGGGCGCTACCGCGCGGGCGTGGGCAACATCATCGAGGTCAGCGACGCGCAGGTGGCCTACACCAACGCCTCCGCCCAGCAGGTGCAGGCGACGTATGACCTGGCCACCTCCCGCGCGGAGCTGGCGCGGGCGCTGGGCTCGCTGGAGCTGAACACCGTGGCGTCGCGGTAGCCGCGGGCGCCCCCCGCACGCTGCGTCGTGCGGAGGGGCGAGCCGCTACAGCGTCACCAGGAAGCGCGTGGCGGCGTTCACCGGGTCGTGGTCCAGCACGTCCACCCTGGCGTGCACGGCCCCCGCGTCCTGGAACGCGAACGTGAGCAGTCCCTGCGCGAAGCGGGGCGGCTCCGCGGACAGCCAGGCGCTGCCCACGAACTCCGCGCGCGGTCGGATGACCAGCTCCCACGCCTCCCCTCCCGGGCGCGGCACCACCGTGGCGTCCAGGAAGGTGTGCCCCCACTGGACGTTGTGGGCCATGCGCTGGAGCATCCGCTCCGCCCCCACCACGCGCGCGAAGTCATGCAGCGACGCGCCCATGCGGGACACCTTCACGCTGGCGCCGTAGCGCTCGCCCAGCAGGTAGAGCGCTCGCGCCTCCCCCAGGCCCGGGTTCAGCACGCGCGCCATCCCATGGACGAGCCGGGGCCACAGCCGCGCGGGGTAGGCCGCCTGTGACGGCGCTCCCTCCGGCAACCCCAGGGACCGCAGCAGCTCTGGGAGCCCGGGCGTCCCCACGTCCGCGCAAGCAAGCATCGCCTCCACCGCCTGCCCCAGCACGAGCGGCACCGGTGTCTCCTCGGGGAACGTCGTCCAATCCATTCCCATGGCGATAACGCCCCTCCGCGTTTCGCTGCATCACCCTTGCGTGAAGACATGTTTCGGCCGCGCTTGGACGGTGCTCGCTCCGTGCGTATTTCGCCCGTTCATCCACCAGAACCCCTCGGTCATCGCCCGTTCATCTTCGGCCGCTATTCCCAGGGCTCCACGGTCGTCACCGGAGCGGACATGGACGCGAACACGGCAACCGACAGGGAATCCGACGCGCGGGTCCGCAAGGGACTCCTGGCGTTCCTGGTGCTGATGGGAGGCCTGTGCGGGGGCTGCCCCGAACCGCCGCTGTCGGGCGCGCCGGACGCGCGCTTCAGCACCCCCATGTTCGCGGAGCAGGTGGCGCCGGACGGCGGGTGCGACCTCGACGGTGACGGCCATGGAGAGACGGTCACCGTGGACGCGCCGGTGCCCGTGACGGTGCGCTGCCTGGGGGACTGGGATGGTGACGGCTACGCGGACGTGGCCGTGCTCCCGCGCGACGACACGCGCGCCGTGTATCTCTTCCGCGGGGGGCCCACGCGCACCGGAGCCCTGTCGCTGGACGCACCCGACGCGGTGTATCTGGGCGGCACCGACAACATGAACCAACCCTGAAGGGTGGCAGCGGCGGCAGGACGCCGGGATACCGTAGGAAATCGTGGCTCCAACCCGCTGAGTCACCTCCGGACAAGCCGGAAAATGAGCGGGGATGCATTCCACGGAGGTCATTTTCAGAGGGCGTTCCGTCTCAGAAGTGGCCTGGGTGTCGGGGTTGCCCGGACTCCGAAAGTCCACCTTCCGCGCAGCGACCCTATGGGTGAACAATGGGAGACTGACCCGGCAAGTTCTGTCTGTCTGCCTCTATACGTCCTATGCCGTCGGCCAAACGTTTCGGGTCGGCAAGCAAAGGCATGGACAAGAAACTCGCAACCACCATCGGCGCATCAGCAAGGGTCGCCCGGGGTCGCATGGAGCTTACGCAGGCCGACGTGGCCGAGCGAATCGACGTGGCCACGGAAGTGTACGGCCGCCTGGAGCGAGGCGGCATGCTCCCCAGCGTCCAGACCCTGATGAAGCTTTGCCACGAGCTGCACGTCTCCGCGGACGAGTTGCTGGGACTCGCCGCGCAAGGCGTCACCCCGTCGCGCTCCAGTGAAGCCCCACCGCCCACGCCAGAGCGTCCGGAAGTGCGTCGGCTGCTGCGAAGCGTGCGGCAGTTGGATCCGGCCCAGGTGAAGCTGCTGGGATTGGTGGCCAACGCGCTGACGCGGCGGTGACGGGGCGCTCATCCACCGGGGCTCCCCGCCCCCCTTTCACAGGTCCGACAGGACACGCTCCAGGTCGGTGGGCCGCACCGGCCGGGTGAGGTGCAGGTCGAAGCCGGCCTTCAGCGCCCGCAGGTAGTCATCCGCGTCGCCGTCACCGCTGAGCGCCACGAGGCGCAGGTCCTGTCCCATCCGGGTGCGCAGGGCCCGCGCCACCTGGTAGCCGTCCAGCCCCGGCAGGCCCAGCTCCACGAGCACCAGCTCTGGCGACTGCTCCATCGCCAGCGCCACGCCTTGCGCGCCGTCCGGGGCCACCGTCACCTGGTGCCCCCACAGCTCCAGCAGGTCGCGCAGCGACTGGCGCGCGTCCGGGTGGCCCTCCATCAGGAGGATGCGCCGCGCGCGGCGCGCGTCCGCGTCGCCCACTCCATCCAGCCGGCGGAGGCGGTCCTCGCGCAAGAGGGGCAGCCTCACCACGAACTCGCTGCCCTGCCCCAGCCCTCCGCTGGTGGCCTCCACGCTGCCGCCGTGCATCCGCACCAGGGTGCGCACCAGCGTGAGCCCGATGCCCAGGCCCCCGCGGGAGCGCTCCAGGGACGTGTCCGCCTGCGCGAACAGGTCGAACATCGCGGGCAGCTTCTCCTGCGGGATGCCGATGCCGGTGTCCTTCACCCGCAGCACCGCCTGCGCGGAGCCGTCCACGCCCTCCTGGAACAGCTCCACCGTGATGGTGCCCTGGTCGGTGTACTTGGCCGCGTTGTCCAGCAGGTTGGTGAAGATCTGCTCCAGCCGGGTGGCGTCCCCCTGGAGCCACAGCGGCGCGGACGGCAGGTGGGCCTCCAGCTTCAGCCCGCGCTCCTCCACGCGGGGGCGCAGGATGGAGAGCACCTGCTGGAAGCTGTCCGTGAGGTTCACCGGCTCCTGACGCAGCTCCACCTTGCCCCGGGTGATGCGGCTGACGTCCAGCAGGTCATCCACCAGCCGCGCCAGGTGGTGCGTCTGGCGGTGGATGATGCCGTGCATCCGCGCTTCCTTGTCGTCCGTGGAGCCCCTGCGCTCCAGGATGCCAATGGCCGTCATGATGGCGGCCAGCGGGTTGCGCAGCTCGTGGCCCAGCATGGCCAGGAACTCGTCCTTGCGCCGGTCCATCTCGATGAGCTGGTCCGTGCGCAGCCGGGCCTGCTGCTCCGCGTGGCGCAGGCGCAGGAGCGAGCGCACCGTGGCGACGAGCTCCGACGGCTCATAGGGCTGGGTGAGGTACGCGTCCGCGCCGCCCTCCAGGCCCTGCACCTTCTTGTCCGGCGTGACGAACGTCGCGGACGTGTGCATCACCGCGATGGAGGCCGTGGCCGCGTTGGCGCGCAGGCGGGCGCAGACTTCATAGCCGCTGATGTCCGGCAGCTTCACGTCCAGGACGATGACGTCCGGGCGGTGCTGCTCCGCCAGCAGGATGGCCGCCATGCCGGTGGCGGCCTCCAGCACGTGGTAGCCGGACATCCTGAGGACGCGGTTGACGAGGTAGCGGTTGGCCTCATCGTCGTTGACGTTGAGGACCGTGGCCAGGCGGGGTTCTTCAGCCACGGGGGTTCACCTCCCGCAGGTCCCGGTGCCCCAGGCCCGCCTTGGTCAGCGCGTCGCGGATGCGCGTGATGGCCACCTCCCGGCTGAGCGTGTGCTTGGCGAGGATGGCGGAGGTCTCGCGCGCGAGCCGCGCCCGCTCCGGCTCCTGGAGCTGGTGGGAGGTGTGCAGGATGATGGGGATGTCGCGCGTGCGTGGATCCGCCTTCAGTTCGTCCAGCACGTCGAAGGCGGTGATGTCTGGCAGCACGAAGTCCAGGAAGACGAGGTGCGGGGCGCTCTCGCGGGCGATGCGCACGCCCTCGCGGCCGCCGGAGGCCTCCAGCAGTTGGTAGGACGTGTCCTTGAGCAGCTGCTTGAGCAGGTAGCGGTGCACGTCGTCGTCGTCGATGATGAGCAGCCGCTCCACCGGCCCGGTGCGCGCGAGCGACGTCAGCTTCTTCTGCAGGCGCAGCTCGTCCACGGGCTTGAGCCAGAACTCGTCGGCGCCCAGGGCGCGGGCCTTCTGCTCGCGGTCCGTCACGGTGACGACGAGGATGGGGATGTCGCGCGTCTGTTCGCCGTTCTTCATCTCCGCGAGGAAGCTCCAGCTCGTCTCGCCCTCCAGCATCACGTCCAGCACCATGGCGGCGGGCCGCACGCGCTGCATCACCTTGCGCGCGTCCTCCACGGTGCGCACCGGCAGCACCTGGAAGCCGGAGCGCGCCAGGTACTTCTCGTAGAGGAACAGCGTCTGGCGGTCGTCCTCCAGCACCAGCACCGGCGAGCGCCCGGGGTCCAGCGCCTGGCTGCGCTGGGTGAGGCCCGTCATCTCCGACACCTCCGGGTGGACGCGCGGCAGGGTGATGACGAAGGTGGAGCCCTCGCCCAGGGTGCTCCGCACGGTGAGCGCGCCGCCCAGGAGCTCCGTCAGCTTGCGCGCCAGCGTCAGGCCCAGGCCGGTGCCCTTCACGCGCCGCTGCAGGTGGCTGTCCACCTGGATGAACTCCTCGAAGACGCGCTCGTGGTTCTCCGGGGCGATGCCGATGCCCGTGTCCTTCACGGTGAACACCACCGTGTCCTTGGGCCCGGGGGCCACGGACACCGTGATGGCGCCGGACTCGGTGAACTTCACCGCGTTGGAGACCAGGTTGCGCACCACCTGGCTGAGCTTGGCTTCGTCCGTCTCCAGCTCCAGCGGCTCGGCGGGGCCCTCGAAGTCGAGCGCCACCTGGGACTCCGGTGGCAGGAGCGGCCGCGTCATGCCGCGCAGCGCGCTCATGAAGTCGGACACGACGAAGCGGCTGTGGCGCAGCGCCGTCTTGCCGGACTCCACCTTGGACAGGTCCAGCAGGTCGTTGACCAGCTCGAAGAGGGCCTCCGCGGAGCCGCGGATGAACTGGACCTGCTTCTCCTGCTCCGGCGCGAGGCTGCCGTTGAGCGGATTGAGCAGCACCTTGGACAGCCCGAGGATGGAGTGCAACGGCGTGCGGAACTCGTGGCTCACGTTGGCCACCACGCGGCTCTTGATTTCAGACGCGCGCTGAAGGCTCTCCGCCTTCTCGTCCAGGGCGGCGTGCAGGCTCCGGACGCCCCGGTTGGACTCCTCCAGCTCCCGGTTGAGGCGGGCGAGCTCCTCCGCGCGGCGCTTGAGCTCGTGCTGCTGGCGCTCCGTCTCGCGGTGGAGCGCGGCCAGCTCTCCCAAGGTGGTGCCCACCTGGATGAGCGCGGTGCCGTAGTCCTCCGGCACCAGGCTGCCGACCAGGACGACGCCCCCCTCATGGGGCCGGGCGCGGAAGGCGAAGGTGGTGGGCTTGTGGTCGCGCTGGAGGATGAGCTCCCAGCCGTCCACGGCTTCGTCGCGCGCCTGCACGAGCAGCTTCTCCACCTTGCCCTCGCTGCCGGCGCTGGCCAGGCTCCGCAGCGACTGACCCGGCGTGATGCCCAGCAGGCGGGCGGCGCGCTCGTCGCGCCAGACGACGGTCCCATGCGCGTCGCAGGCCAGGGCCAGCTCGCGGCTGAGCGCGTCGACCATCCCAGAGGCGCGGTCATCCAAGGGCGTCATGAGTGCGTCTCCTCCCCAGCGTCGGGGATCCGCGCGAACACCGTCCGCGCTTCCGGGTGGCCTGTCCCCAGCCCTGCCCGCAGCGCCTCCAGGAGGTGCGGGAAGGTCAGGGGGGAGAGCCCCCGGCGGGGCCAGAAGCTTGAGTACCACTGGATGTGCGCGTCCCACAGGTCGGCGCGGTCCAGGGCGAGCGCATCCGACAGATAGGACAGGTGGAGGCGCGCCTCTTGTTCCAGGCGGAGGGGATTTCCCGGAGGGAGTGTCCGCTCCAAGGCAGGAATGACAGCGGCGATGAGCGCGGGTGTGTGCGCCTCCAGGAGGTGGGCGGGCCCTTCGGTGTAGCGCAGGGCCCCTCGGGCGGCCTGGACGTAGGTGAAGGGGAGGGTGTCCGGGCCGAAGCCCTCCGCCTGGAGGGCGTGGGCGAGCCCATCGAAGTTCTGGTCCAGGTGCAGGGAGCACATGCCGCGCGTGACGAGCAGGGTGCGCAGCCAGCGCGCGTAGGTCTCCAGCAGGGCGGGGTGGGCCGCGTCGAGCGCCTGGACCAGATAGCGGACATGGTGGACGGCGTCCTCGTCACCGAAACGGCGGGCGCGCTGGGGCCCGTAGCGGGCGTCCCAGAACGGATCCGCGTACATCGGCTGGACGGAGGCGGAGGCGAGGGACGCGGCTCGGGCCTCTACCTCGCGGCTGACGGTGGGCATGGCGTCACACTCCCAGGGTTCGACAGGTGGAGGCGACCAGTTCCCGGGCGCTCTTGCCGAAGAAAGACACTTTCAGCTCCTCCTCGATGACGGGCGTCCAGTCGAAGGCGAGTCCCCCCACGGCGATGGGGAGCGCCGGGGCGACTTCGCGCACCTTGCGCACGGACTCGCGCACCTGGGGCAGGTGGAAGGGCATGGTGACGGAGAGGGCCAGCAGGTCCGGCGGCGCTTCGCGCACCATCCGGGCCAGGTGATCCGCGGGCACGTTGGCGCCGATGAAGCGCACGTCGAAGCCGGCCATCTCCAGGAAGTCGCTGGCCATGCGCGCGCCCACCTCGTGCAGTTCGCCCTCCACGCACGCCATCATCACGACCTTGCCGTTGGACGGGTCGCGGGGCAGGTGGCGGTACAGGTGGGCCAGGACGAACTGGGAGATGGCGGTGGCCATGTGCTCCTGGGCCACGGAGATGTGGTTCTCCTGCCAGAGCCGGCCAATCTCGTACTGGGCGGCCTGGATGATGCTCAGGTGCAGGTCCTGGAGCGGCACGCCGCACAGCAGCCCTTCATCCACGAGCAGGCGCAGGGCCTCCTGGCGGTTTCCGGAGAGCTGCGCGGTGAGGTACCGCGTCCGCAGCGATTCGATGACGGAGGGAGATGGGTGCAAGGGAGCCGTACGAAGGGCGGAGGGGGCAGGGTAGGGAGGTTTCGGTGGGGGATAAACCCTGGAGACGAGGCTCGCATCCGTGAGTGAACATTCACCGGGCAGGCCGCCGCGGCGGCGGCTTTTCCGCTTGCAGGGCAGGCGGGCGGTGGGGAAGGGCGCGCTCCTTTCAATCGTGCTACGTGAAATGCATGATTGGCCGCTTTTCCCTTCTTGTGTGGCTCGGGATGGGCGCGCTGGGGTGTTCAGCTCCGCGACCCGTGGAGGGCGTCTGGCAGCCAGGGCCTGATGCAACGTTGGAGGCCATTCCCGGGCCCCTGAAGAACTTCGGGCCCTATGACCTCGCCGCTGACGCGTTATCGGCCGCGTGTCCGCTCATCCTCTCCAAGCCGAACGCGACCGTGGTCGCACTCCAGGAGACGCAGCCCGAGGTGGCCCTCCGCACCGCGACGGAGTACTGCGCATGGCTCTACGCCACGCCCGAGGGGCGCTACGAGATGAGCATGCTGTCGGACTCGTCCCGCCCCGGAGACGCGGTGCGCGGCTTGAAGAGTTGTTCGCTTCCCCCGTTCGTGGACGATCCCCGCTATGCACGCGGCAGCCTCAAGCAGATCTTCGCGCTGCACAACCATCCCTTCGGGACGCGCCTCTCACCGAGGGACCTGCGCTTCATCGAGTCGATGGCCACGGTCCACGACTGGGAGGTCCTGACGCGAGAGGGCCGCATCCGCCTGTCCATCATCGCGTTCTTCTCCCGGTCACGGGATGCGAGCGCGCCCACGTGCGACGGCTTCTATCAATACGTTCCGGCGACCCGGGAGATGATGCTCTGGACGCATTCGGATGGCAGGTGGAGGCAGGAGTCCCATGGCATCGTCACCTGGCTCGATGAGCGCACCTATCGTCTGGATGCGCGGTAGGAGGGCCGCATGCGAACGCAGATCATCTCGCTGAGGACGGTCGCGCTGGTGCTGGGGCTGCTCGGGTGCGCCCGGCGGCACGACCCTCTTTCGACGCCGGTCCTCGATGACCGGTCCATCCGCTTCCCGGTCTCCTCCGACGCGAGCGTCATCCCGGCGGGTACCCCCGTCGTGCTGGACGGCGAAACGCTGCGCGCCTTGATGATCGTCTCACGGGACCTGTTCCCCCTGGGGAGCGCGGCGACGTCCTGTGACAGCCGTCCCGAGTCCTACTCGTACCGGGTCCTCCGGCAGGAGGGCCTTCTCTTCGTCTACGTGGAGGAGAACCCCACCGCCTGTGGCCGGCGGTTTCCGTCGCTCGATTCTGGTGCGAAGTACGCCCTGCGTTCGGATGGACACATCCTCCGGCGCATCGTCGACGGCGTGGACGAGGAGGACGACCTGCGGGGTGTGATGCTGCCGGACGGCGGGGTGGAGACCGTCCTCGTGCCTCCCAGCCAGGGCGTCCTTCCGGAGGATGCGGGTGTCGCGAGCCCGCTGGACGCGGGGGCGTCTCCCGTCGTGCGATGAGCTTCTCGGGTGGGCACGTGTGCTCCGCGTGCTCATCCTGGCGACCGGCCGGGCGGTGCTCCACTGCTCAGGGGTGGCCGGGCCGGTGGGAAACAGGGTAGGCACGCCACTTCGGAAAGCAGCCGGTGACAGATTTCCAGGGCACGGGTGTTCCCTGCTCCAACCGGGAGGCGCGTGCGGTGTCCGTCGATGTGGAGGCCTATTACCGGCGCTATGGCCCCCAGGTGCTCCGGCGCTGTCGCTTCCTGCTGCGCGACGAGGAACAGGCCGTGGACGCCATGCATGACGTGTTCGTGCAGCTGCTGCGCTACCAGTCCGCCCTGAAGGACGCGGGGCCCTCCAGCCTGCTGCATCAGATCGCCACCCGCGTGTGTCTCAACCGCCTGCGCGGCGCGAAGCGACGCCCGGAGGACCGGGAGGATGAGCTGGTGTTGCGCATCGCCGCGTCCGGCGACGTCGAGGCCCGCACCGCCGCTCGGGGCCTGCTGGACCGCCTCTTCGGGCGCGTGCCCGCGTCCAGCCGCGACATCGCCGTGCTCCACCTGGTGGATGGCATGACGCTGGAGGAAACGGCCCGCGAGGTGGGCCTGTCCGTGTCCGGAGTGCGCAAGCGCCTCCGGGCCCTGTCCGCTGTCCTGCAGGAGCTGGAGGCCGCATGATGTCCCCCCACCGCACCCCGGATTGGCTGCTGGAGCGCATCGCGCTGGGAGAGCTGCCCCCGGACGAGCTCGCCGCCGCCCGCGACCGCCTGGCCCACGAACCGGACGGCCCCGCGCGCCTCGCCGCCCTGGAGGCCGACTCACGCGCCACCCTGGAGGCCCTGCCCCCCGACCGCGTCGCCCGCGAGGTGAAGGCCCGCGCCGCCCGCAAGCTCCAGCTCGTGCCCCCCCACGCGGAGGCGCCGCCGTCGCGCCCTTCGTGGCGCTTCCTGCCCGCCCTGGTGCCGGTGCTCGCCGCCGCCGCCGTGGTCGTCCTCGCGAGGCCGGGCTCCTCGCCGGAGGGACAGGAGGCGCCGCACTCGCCCTGGCCGGGCACCGAGGCCCCCCCGGGTGTCCTGGAGGCCACGCGCAGCAAGGGGCTCCAGCCTCGGCTCGACGTGCACCGCCAGGTCGCCTCCCGCACCGAGCGCCTCACCGACGGCGCCCCCGCCCAGGCCGGTGACGTGGTGCAGCTGTCGTACACCGCCGCCGGCAGGGTCCAGGGCGTCATCGTCTCCGTGGACGGCCGGGGCGCCGTCACCGCGCACCTGCCGGATCAGGGCGACACGTCCGTGCCGCTGGCGCGCTCCGGCACGCACCTGCTGCCCCGCGCCTATGAGCTGGACGACGCCCCCGGCTTCGAGCGCTTCTTCCTCATCACCGCCGACGCCCCCTTCGACCGGGAGGACGTGATGGCCGCCGCGCGCGTGCTCGCCGCATCCCCCGACGCCCGCACCGCGCCGCTGGCCCTGCCCTCGGGCCTGGGCCAGACATCCTTCCTGCTGGAGAAGCCCTCGCGATGAGAGTGCTCGTCATCCTCCTCTTCGCGCTGGGCCTCGCGACGTCCGCGCGCGCCGCGGAGCCGTCCGCCGTGCGCCGGCTGGCCCTGCTCGTGGGCGTCAACGACGGCGGCCCGGAGCGCGTGAAGCTGCGCTACGCGGACACCGACGCGAAGGCCTTCTCCCAGGTGCTGTCGGAGCTGGGCGGCGTGCTGCCCCAGGACCGCGTGCTCCTCACGGACGTGGACCGCGCGGGCGTCCTCGCGGGCTTCGACCGGCTGCGCCACCTGGCCGAAGGCGCCCGCGCCACCGGGGCCCGCCGCGTGGAGGTGCTGCTGTAC
This window harbors:
- a CDS encoding RNA polymerase sigma factor, encoding MSVDVEAYYRRYGPQVLRRCRFLLRDEEQAVDAMHDVFVQLLRYQSALKDAGPSSLLHQIATRVCLNRLRGAKRRPEDREDELVLRIAASGDVEARTAARGLLDRLFGRVPASSRDIAVLHLVDGMTLEETAREVGLSVSGVRKRLRALSAVLQELEAA
- a CDS encoding hybrid sensor histidine kinase/response regulator, which produces MTPLDDRASGMVDALSRELALACDAHGTVVWRDERAARLLGITPGQSLRSLASAGSEGKVEKLLVQARDEAVDGWELILQRDHKPTTFAFRARPHEGGVVLVGSLVPEDYGTALIQVGTTLGELAALHRETERQQHELKRRAEELARLNRELEESNRGVRSLHAALDEKAESLQRASEIKSRVVANVSHEFRTPLHSILGLSKVLLNPLNGSLAPEQEKQVQFIRGSAEALFELVNDLLDLSKVESGKTALRHSRFVVSDFMSALRGMTRPLLPPESQVALDFEGPAEPLELETDEAKLSQVVRNLVSNAVKFTESGAITVSVAPGPKDTVVFTVKDTGIGIAPENHERVFEEFIQVDSHLQRRVKGTGLGLTLARKLTELLGGALTVRSTLGEGSTFVITLPRVHPEVSEMTGLTQRSQALDPGRSPVLVLEDDRQTLFLYEKYLARSGFQVLPVRTVEDARKVMQRVRPAAMVLDVMLEGETSWSFLAEMKNGEQTRDIPILVVTVTDREQKARALGADEFWLKPVDELRLQKKLTSLARTGPVERLLIIDDDDVHRYLLKQLLKDTSYQLLEASGGREGVRIARESAPHLVFLDFVLPDITAFDVLDELKADPRTRDIPIILHTSHQLQEPERARLARETSAILAKHTLSREVAITRIRDALTKAGLGHRDLREVNPRG
- a CDS encoding ATP-binding response regulator, which produces MAEEPRLATVLNVNDDEANRYLVNRVLRMSGYHVLEAATGMAAILLAEQHRPDVIVLDVKLPDISGYEVCARLRANAATASIAVMHTSATFVTPDKKVQGLEGGADAYLTQPYEPSELVATVRSLLRLRHAEQQARLRTDQLIEMDRRKDEFLAMLGHELRNPLAAIMTAIGILERRGSTDDKEARMHGIIHRQTHHLARLVDDLLDVSRITRGKVELRQEPVNLTDSFQQVLSILRPRVEERGLKLEAHLPSAPLWLQGDATRLEQIFTNLLDNAAKYTDQGTITVELFQEGVDGSAQAVLRVKDTGIGIPQEKLPAMFDLFAQADTSLERSRGGLGIGLTLVRTLVRMHGGSVEATSGGLGQGSEFVVRLPLLREDRLRRLDGVGDADARRARRILLMEGHPDARQSLRDLLELWGHQVTVAPDGAQGVALAMEQSPELVLVELGLPGLDGYQVARALRTRMGQDLRLVALSGDGDADDYLRALKAGFDLHLTRPVRPTDLERVLSDL
- a CDS encoding helix-turn-helix transcriptional regulator: MDKKLATTIGASARVARGRMELTQADVAERIDVATEVYGRLERGGMLPSVQTLMKLCHELHVSADELLGLAAQGVTPSRSSEAPPPTPERPEVRRLLRSVRQLDPAQVKLLGLVANALTRR
- a CDS encoding DUF2378 family protein, yielding MGMDWTTFPEETPVPLVLGQAVEAMLACADVGTPGLPELLRSLGLPEGAPSQAAYPARLWPRLVHGMARVLNPGLGEARALYLLGERYGASVKVSRMGASLHDFARVVGAERMLQRMAHNVQWGHTFLDATVVPRPGGEAWELVIRPRAEFVGSAWLSAEPPRFAQGLLTFAFQDAGAVHARVDVLDHDPVNAATRFLVTL
- a CDS encoding cobalamin B12-binding domain-containing protein, whose product is MHPSPSVIESLRTRYLTAQLSGNRQEALRLLVDEGLLCGVPLQDLHLSIIQAAQYEIGRLWQENHISVAQEHMATAISQFVLAHLYRHLPRDPSNGKVVMMACVEGELHEVGARMASDFLEMAGFDVRFIGANVPADHLARMVREAPPDLLALSVTMPFHLPQVRESVRKVREVAPALPIAVGGLAFDWTPVIEEELKVSFFGKSARELVASTCRTLGV
- a CDS encoding ActD-like protein, whose translation is MMSPHRTPDWLLERIALGELPPDELAAARDRLAHEPDGPARLAALEADSRATLEALPPDRVAREVKARAARKLQLVPPHAEAPPSRPSWRFLPALVPVLAAAAVVVLARPGSSPEGQEAPHSPWPGTEAPPGVLEATRSKGLQPRLDVHRQVASRTERLTDGAPAQAGDVVQLSYTAAGRVQGVIVSVDGRGAVTAHLPDQGDTSVPLARSGTHLLPRAYELDDAPGFERFFLITADAPFDREDVMAAARVLAASPDARTAPLALPSGLGQTSFLLEKPSR
- a CDS encoding TolC family protein, which translates into the protein MRALPLTLSLCVLPVVAGAQGASAPRAQAPAGAQPTAPQLQPKQPESTPATPPAVKESLSLSTSAEGPVISLADAEAATREHLPLLRSAQATTDAARARVDQAFSSFLPQVSASASYTLGTSNRDVIQSVPGGGIGVVSNTTRRFSGGLSASQLIYDFGRTSGRYDASKQSAGAQEDSQQQVLQDALRNVRAAYFTVLTQKALLGVARETLQSEEARLGQVNASVQVGTRPEIDLLQQRTAKANAQVQLIRAQNAYASAKAQLNQTMGVETSTAYTVQDVTVVAVAGEDEALDALVTRALESRPDVAARERQILAQESQVRVAKSGHWPTLSATGNLSDVGENPFNGATLSAQGGLSLSWALFQGGLVNAQTREANANLRDLQAQKDTLRQQVRLQVEQARLNVVATREALSAADEAQVNARERLRLAEGRYRAGVGNIIEVSDAQVAYTNASAQQVQATYDLATSRAELARALGSLELNTVASR